One Streptomyces sp. NBC_00223 genomic window carries:
- a CDS encoding ABC transporter ATP-binding protein codes for MTRTAGAGPVAAADPRGGALLRLRKVSRKYGERQALHPLDLSLAAGHCTALFGHNGSGKSTLLRIASGRDAPTSGQALFAGRTVSEDDPEVRARVAVVGDTVACYPDLTVREHLELVTVAHAVDDAHAWIDQVLADRRLGDHAHALPGSLSSGQLQSLLLAAALVRPRDLLVLDEPEQRLDPDARRRLAELLVAEKADGVAVLIATHQADLAEEVADRMVALEDGRVIAEGSPAAVLRQLGLRP; via the coding sequence ATGACGAGGACGGCAGGAGCCGGACCGGTGGCGGCGGCCGACCCGCGCGGCGGCGCGCTGCTGCGGCTGCGCAAGGTCAGCCGGAAGTACGGCGAGCGGCAGGCGCTGCACCCGCTGGACCTCAGCCTGGCCGCGGGCCACTGCACCGCGCTCTTCGGGCACAACGGCTCGGGCAAGTCCACCCTGCTGCGGATCGCCAGCGGCCGGGACGCGCCCACCAGCGGCCAGGCGCTCTTCGCGGGCCGTACGGTCTCCGAGGACGACCCGGAGGTACGGGCCCGGGTCGCGGTGGTCGGCGACACCGTGGCCTGCTACCCCGACCTCACCGTCCGCGAGCACCTCGAACTGGTCACCGTGGCCCACGCGGTGGACGACGCCCACGCCTGGATCGACCAGGTGCTCGCCGACCGCCGGCTCGGCGACCACGCGCACGCGCTGCCCGGCTCGCTCTCCTCCGGCCAGCTCCAGTCGCTGCTGCTGGCCGCCGCGCTGGTCCGGCCCCGCGACCTGCTGGTGCTGGACGAACCCGAGCAGCGGCTCGACCCGGACGCCCGGCGGCGGCTGGCGGAACTGCTGGTCGCCGAGAAGGCGGACGGCGTGGCCGTACTGATCGCCACCCACCAGGCCGACCTCGCCGAGGAGGTCGCCGACCGGATGGTCGCCCTGGAGGACGGCCGGGTGATCGCCGAGGGCTCCCCCGCGGCGGTCCTGCGGCAGCTCGGCCTGCGCCCGTGA
- a CDS encoding bifunctional cytidylyltransferase/SDR family oxidoreductase, with the protein MSDRNAALRNVAVILAGGVGSRIGLPVPKQLLKIAGKSIIEHTLTVFEGAPEIDEVVVLMTPGHTQEIEKIVAEAGLTKVSRVLEGGSSRNETTLRAIEAIGPEECNVLFHDAVRPLISRRIITDCVKTLQEHEAVDVVIPSADTIVVVEDEAITDIPDRSRLRRGQTPQGFRLSTIRKAYEVAGADPDFAATDDCSVVLRYLPDVPIKVVAGEEHNMKVTQPVDILIADKLFQLASHEAPEQLDEDEYRRLLAGRTLVVVGDGDDLADLARAHGADVFTGGTGAEALRAAHTATGRIDFVVSAGGVPPTGPLAEAADEAVEEALRAAYLAPVRTARAAFPHLAATKGHLLFHTAGRGDDSLRSAASAAVADLTRALAQEWSEHGVRVSCVNPERPSGPMDVRALAAGPEHTRPSGAEVARTSLDVLLAPFSGRVVDVRRQDPVRPGQGAAAAPLVEADSQ; encoded by the coding sequence GTGTCCGACCGAAACGCCGCACTCCGGAACGTCGCGGTCATCCTCGCCGGAGGAGTGGGAAGCAGGATCGGACTTCCCGTGCCCAAGCAACTCCTCAAGATCGCGGGCAAGTCGATCATCGAGCACACCCTGACGGTGTTCGAGGGCGCCCCCGAGATCGACGAGGTCGTGGTGCTGATGACGCCGGGGCACACACAGGAGATCGAGAAGATCGTCGCCGAGGCCGGGCTGACCAAGGTGTCCCGGGTGCTGGAGGGCGGCAGCAGCCGCAACGAGACGACCCTGCGCGCCATCGAGGCGATCGGCCCGGAGGAGTGCAATGTCCTCTTCCACGACGCCGTGCGCCCGCTGATCTCGCGGCGGATCATCACCGACTGCGTCAAGACGCTTCAGGAGCACGAGGCCGTGGACGTGGTCATCCCGTCCGCGGACACCATCGTCGTGGTCGAGGACGAGGCGATCACCGACATCCCGGACCGCTCCCGGCTGCGCCGCGGGCAGACCCCGCAGGGCTTCCGGCTCTCGACCATCCGCAAGGCGTACGAAGTGGCGGGCGCCGACCCGGACTTCGCCGCCACCGACGACTGTTCCGTGGTGCTGCGCTACCTGCCGGACGTACCGATCAAGGTCGTGGCGGGCGAAGAGCACAACATGAAGGTCACCCAGCCCGTCGACATCCTCATCGCCGACAAGCTCTTCCAGCTCGCCTCGCACGAGGCCCCGGAGCAGCTGGACGAGGACGAGTACCGCCGGCTGCTGGCCGGCCGGACCCTGGTCGTCGTCGGCGACGGCGACGACCTCGCGGACCTCGCCCGCGCCCACGGCGCCGACGTCTTCACCGGCGGTACCGGCGCCGAGGCGCTGCGCGCGGCGCACACGGCCACCGGCCGGATCGACTTCGTCGTCAGCGCCGGGGGCGTACCGCCGACCGGGCCGCTGGCCGAGGCCGCGGACGAGGCGGTCGAGGAGGCGCTGCGGGCCGCCTACCTGGCCCCGGTGCGCACAGCCAGGGCCGCCTTCCCCCACCTCGCCGCGACCAAGGGCCACCTGCTGTTCCACACCGCCGGGCGCGGCGACGACAGCCTGCGCTCCGCCGCGAGTGCCGCCGTGGCCGATCTGACCCGGGCGCTCGCCCAGGAGTGGTCGGAGCACGGTGTCCGGGTCAGCTGCGTCAACCCGGAGCGCCCCAGCGGCCCGATGGACGTACGGGCGCTCGCCGCCGGGCCCGAGCACACCCGGCCCAGCGGCGCCGAGGTCGCCAGGACCTCGCTCGACGTCCTGCTGGCGCCCTTCTCCGGCCGGGTCGTCGACGTCCGCCGGCAGGACCCCGTCCGTCCCGGCCAGGGTGCCGCGGCGGCGCCACTTGTGGAGGCAGACAGCCAGTGA